CGACAGATGCTTTCTGAAACAAGTCAGATAATACAGCAACGTCTCCATCTACTAGAAAGACAGAATGCAGAGAAGGAGCAATTGGCAGAAGAGATGACTTCTAAACTACATCATGCTGAAGACGATCTTAAAGCAAAACCGGAAGAGTCGGATCAATATTGGCAGATTTTAGACATTCAGCCAGAGGAGCTGCAGCTTCATGACGATTCACTGGGAAAAGGATCGTATGGGGGTAAGATGATATTCAGTCAAAGATTGGAGTGCAGTTGTAGGTAAGCTATACACTGTCCGTTCTCTTGTCTAGTTGTTCAACTAGGTGACTGGTGCGGGATCCAAGTTGCTATGGAGACGTTTGATAAGAATCTTCAATTGGCACAAGGTTTCAAGAAAGAGCTGACTGCCTACTGTCAGTTGCACCATCCTAACATCGTTCCTGTATCCGGTGTTGTCATGTCCAAATGATATGCCTATCCGAATTGTGATGGAGCTTTTTCAAGGATCACTTACTGATCTCATAAAAGTAGCCAGTGATTCAAAGGGCGAACCTAGCTATCTATCATTTCGAGAGAAGATCGACATAGCTACAGATACCACAGCTGCCATTATGTACATGCATCGTCTCCGTCTTCAATTTTATGTTCATGGTAATATTCGTAGTGCCAATGTGATGATCACTTCTAATATGGGTGCTCTTGGTGCAAGTCACATGGTCAATAGCATCGCTTCTCTGAGTGCACTGGATGCTAACTATTGTGCACCTGAGAGAGTGGGTCGTAGTGATGGTGGCTCAGCTTACAGCACACGCGAGGCTGATGTCTACAGTTTAGGGGTGACTCTGACCGAGTTGTTTACTGGTTTGCAACCAATTTCTTCAGAGAGGCAGTGTCAAATAAAACGGGTTGAACATCATGGTCTGCAGGATCTGTGTTTCAAAATGACATGTAATGAATCATGTCAACGACCAACAGCTGAGGAAACTTTTCACAATGTGAAAGACCAAAAATCAACAGCAATATACCGATCAACTGAACGAAGAAGAACCGTTAGAGGACATTTGGAAGGTGAGAGCATGAAACTGGGTTGAACAACAGAAGCAGCTTTCAAGAATGCATTTCTGCTTTAACTAACATTACATTATAATAGGGCAAGTCTAAGGCTATTGTCATAGCTGGGGTATTTACATTGGTTCTAACGTTTTGCTTGCGCCATAGACCTACAGTTTTCAGTCATGGCTCTGTAATGTGTATCATGATTGTATGCAAAAGACTTTCTTAGCTCATGCATGCTGTTTAATTGCTGGTAATGTTTCTAAGTTGAAAGCAATTTTCAAATATATAACTGTTACTAGAGCAGAAACCTAAGTGTGGAACTGTAGGAGCACGTGAGGACGTGCTCATGTCCTCCCTCTACTTTAATTACTAGAGCTGTGATTAAGAAATCATTACAAATGCGACTACTGAATACTGTGAGAAGCTGTTGAGTAACCAGATATACTAGAATGACATAGACTTACAAAGACACTAACATACTAATGTTACCCAATTAGATTATTAACACATGACTTAATCTAGTAAAGAACAACGTCCTAAAGTGGCATATAGGTGTATTTTCAAACTATTACAGATGAAGACTTTCTAGTTggcc
The sequence above is drawn from the Corticium candelabrum chromosome 8, ooCorCand1.1, whole genome shotgun sequence genome and encodes:
- the LOC134183419 gene encoding probable serine/threonine-protein kinase DDB_G0267514, producing MLSETSQIIQQRLHLLERQNAEKEQLAEEMTSKLHHAEDDLKAKPEESDQYWQILDIQPEELQLHDDSLGKGSYGVVQLGDWCGIQVAMETFDKNLQLAQGFKKELTAYCQLHHPNIVPVSGVVMSK
- the LOC134182858 gene encoding uncharacterized protein LOC134182858, with product MPIRIVMELFQGSLTDLIKVASDSKGEPSYLSFREKIDIATDTTAAIMYMHRLRLQFYVHGNIRSANVMITSNMGALGASHMVNSIASLSALDANYCAPERVGRSDGGSAYSTREADVYSLGVTLTELFTGLQPISSERQCQIKRVEHHGLQDLCFKMTCNESCQRPTAEETFHNVKDQKSTAIYRSTERRRTVRGHLEGESMKLG